The DNA region AACATTTTTCATATATGTTATTATACCAAAATCCTAACTTTTTTTCCTTGATTGACTCGTTTTATGAGTAATTCAAAATCTTCCGGTAAGGGCGACACAAATTCCATTCTTTGTTTTTTCCGTGGATGAATCACTGACAATTTCCACGCGTGTAACATCGGACGTTCTGCCAGCATAGAATCTTCAGGGAACCTGTTATAATCGATATCCCCTACTATAGGATGCCCTATAGACACGAAATGCACGCGTATTTGATGTGTACGTCCTGTCTTAGGTTTTGCTATCACAACTGTATACTTTCCAAGGTTGAACATTACCGAGTATTCAGTTACAGCATCACGGCTGTTTAATGAACTTACTTCCATAACTTTACGGTTTATTAAATTACGCCCTATCGGCGCATCAATAGTCCCACGGCGTTCTTCAAATACGCCATGTACAACCGCAAGATACGTTTTTTCTACTAAACGCTTCTCAAACTGTTTTATCAATGCATACCTCGCTGGTTCAGTTTTAGCTACAATAATAGTCCCTGAGGTCCCTTTATCCAGCCTGTGCACGAGTCCCGGGCGGTAAAGTTCATCACCCACCGGCAATTGTTTGTAACGATATACCAACGCGTTTGCTAAAGTCCCTGTTTTATTCCCGCATGCTGGATGAACCACCATCCCTGCGGGTTTATTTATGACCACAATATCGTTATCTTCATAAACAATATCTAATGAAATATTTTCCGGCACGACTGCAGTTGGAATATTCTCTGGAAATTCAACTTCTACAGTTTGCCCTTCACTCAGGATAGACGAACTCTCGACACTGCGATTATTCACCAATACCATCTTTTGGTTTATCAGCATTTGAAAAAAACTACGTGAGTAATCCTTGTTATTCTCAGCTAAAAAACGGTCAACTCTTTTACCACTATACTCCGGCTTAACAACTAAAACACGCTTCATTGTCTTAGATCCTTCTGCGGTTTAACAATTTTTTTTGTCATATACACGCTTATCACCAACGCAACTGCAAACACAACAACCGATACCACCTGAGTAACTGACAACCCGGCAATACCAACCCCGCGGTCGTCACCTCTCAAAAATTCAATAAAATACCTGAAACACGAAAACATCATAAGGTACTCAATCAACAACTGCCCTTTATACCTTTTTTTACCTCTACGTAACCACAGTGCCAAGAAAATACAGAAATCTCCGATTGCGGAATATACTTGTGCGGGATGCAACGGTATCCCCGTTGGTGCTAGTGAGTTTTCATTGGTAAAAACAATATGCATAAAAAACCCTGTTGGTTTGCCATAACAACAACCCGCGAAGAAACATCCAATCCGTCCCATCGCATGCCCAACCGCAACTGCCGGCGCGAAGTAATCAAAATATTCAAAGATACTGATCTTTTTTATCAAAGCAAATACAACCCCGGCAAGTATCCCGCCAATAAGCCCACCATGGAAATACAATCCGCCTTCCCATAACGCCAGTACTTTTAACGGTTCTTTGAGGTAGTATCCTAAATTCATTATCACATAAAATATCCGCGCACCTATCAGAATACCGAGTATGATACAAAATATTAGGTCGTATACAAGATTATCGTCAACCTTATCTTTCCGTGTCTGAACCAGTACCACCCATGCAGCAACCATCAAGCCAATCGCATAAAACAAACCATAAGTATAGAAAGTTACG from Elusimicrobiota bacterium includes:
- a CDS encoding RluA family pseudouridine synthase, with amino-acid sequence MKRVLVVKPEYSGKRVDRFLAENNKDYSRSFFQMLINQKMVLVNNRSVESSSILSEGQTVEVEFPENIPTAVVPENISLDIVYEDNDIVVINKPAGMVVHPACGNKTGTLANALVYRYKQLPVGDELYRPGLVHRLDKGTSGTIIVAKTEPARYALIKQFEKRLVEKTYLAVVHGVFEERRGTIDAPIGRNLINRKVMEVSSLNSRDAVTEYSVMFNLGKYTVVIAKPKTGRTHQIRVHFVSIGHPIVGDIDYNRFPEDSMLAERPMLHAWKLSVIHPRKKQRMEFVSPLPEDFELLIKRVNQGKKVRILV
- the lgt gene encoding prolipoprotein diacylglyceryl transferase — translated: MYPILLKLGSVTFYTYGLFYAIGLMVAAWVVLVQTRKDKVDDNLVYDLIFCIILGILIGARIFYVIMNLGYYLKEPLKVLALWEGGLYFHGGLIGGILAGVVFALIKKISIFEYFDYFAPAVAVGHAMGRIGCFFAGCCYGKPTGFFMHIVFTNENSLAPTGIPLHPAQVYSAIGDFCIFLALWLRRGKKRYKGQLLIEYLMMFSCFRYFIEFLRGDDRGVGIAGLSVTQVVSVVVFAVALVISVYMTKKIVKPQKDLRQ